The region CCGGTGGGCGAGGCGCTGAGCGCGGCCGGTGTGTCGCTCCTGACGAACTGACGTCCTGAGGAACCGCGGGGCGGGTAGGGGAACTCCCTACCCGCTCTGCGGCATGTCCGCATATTGCGCCGATATGTCCAAAGCGGTATCTGGGAGTTGCCTGAAAGCGACCATACAGTGTGCCGCACTGGGTGAATCCATTGCCCCGACGACAAGGAGTCGCTGGACATGAGACGCACATCCTTCAAGGCGTTCACCGTGGCCACAGCCGCGATGACGCTTCTCGCCGGCAGCATCACCGCTGCTACCGCAAGCGCAGCTGCCGGAGCGGACAAGCCCGAGGTGACCAGCTACGCCCCGGGCATGGTCGCGGCCCTGGAGCGCGATCTCGGCCTGACCACCTCCCAGGCCGTGGACCGCCTCAAGACCGACGAGGCTCTGTCCGACAAGCAGCACTCCATCGTCAAGGCCCTCGACAAGGGCTACGCGGGCTCGTGGGTCGACGGCTCCGAGCTGTACGTCGCCGTCACCGACAAGGCCGGTGCCGCCGAGGTCCGTGCCGCCGGTGCCACCGCGGTCACCGTCGACAAGTCCCTGGCCCAGCTCGACCGCCTGGCCACGAAGGCGTTCCAGGCCGCTCCGGACACGAAGGTCGCCGGCGCGTACGTGGACGTCGAGTCCAACGCGGTGGTCCTGGAGGTCGCCAAGGGCTCGAAGGCAGCCGTCGCGGCCGCCGTCGCGCGGGCCGGGATCGCTGCCGGCACGGTCTCCCTCGTCGAGGTCGCGGAGATGCCCCGCACCTTCATCAACGTGATCGGCGGCAACGCCTACTACATCGGCGGCGGCCGCTGCTCGGTGGGCTTCTCGGCCACCGGCGGCTTCGTCACCGCGGGCCACTGCGGTGCCCGTGGCGCCACGACCACCCAGCCGAGCGGCACCTTCCAGGTGTCCTCGTTCCCGGGCAACGACTACGCCTACGTGAACGTCGGCTCCGACGACACCCCGATCGGTGCGGTCAACAACTACAGCGGCGGCACCGTG is a window of Promicromonospora sukumoe DNA encoding:
- a CDS encoding S1 family peptidase, with protein sequence MRRTSFKAFTVATAAMTLLAGSITAATASAAAGADKPEVTSYAPGMVAALERDLGLTTSQAVDRLKTDEALSDKQHSIVKALDKGYAGSWVDGSELYVAVTDKAGAAEVRAAGATAVTVDKSLAQLDRLATKAFQAAPDTKVAGAYVDVESNAVVLEVAKGSKAAVAAAVARAGIAAGTVSLVEVAEMPRTFINVIGGNAYYIGGGRCSVGFSATGGFVTAGHCGARGATTTQPSGTFQVSSFPGNDYAYVNVGSDDTPIGAVNNYSGGTVNVAGSTQAAVGSTVCRSGSTTGWHCGTIQAFNASVTYAEGTVSGLIRTNVCAEPGDSGGSLLAGTQAQGMTSGGNGNCSSGGTTYFQPVGEALSAAGVALITGGGGTTPPTGCASQETAFSGSLSSGAYAFKPSSSGFSSSAGTITGCLDGPNGTDFDLFLQKVSGSSWVTVAQGITSSPDESVSYNGTAGTYRWVVESYSGSGSYTGGYSTP